From Persicobacter psychrovividus, one genomic window encodes:
- a CDS encoding nuclear transport factor 2 family protein, with protein sequence MIDLLNNKESIVNFINRFFVAVDDRNWPIVQRQFAPEVVLDYSSMGAGPAGTVRPEEIITEWKKLLPGFDNTHHQVGNHVIEHSQNNTTVVCYATASHYLYNDSGDHIWRVVGTYNFEIAPNEHNKWRIHLLRFNLKFTEGNELLPEIAKKKIKESTVS encoded by the coding sequence ATGATCGATCTTCTTAATAATAAAGAGTCAATAGTTAACTTTATCAACAGATTTTTTGTCGCTGTTGATGACCGTAATTGGCCTATCGTGCAGCGCCAATTTGCACCTGAAGTGGTGCTTGATTACTCCTCGATGGGCGCGGGCCCTGCAGGAACTGTTCGCCCTGAGGAAATCATTACAGAATGGAAAAAACTCCTTCCAGGATTTGACAACACTCACCACCAGGTCGGCAACCACGTTATTGAGCATTCGCAGAATAACACCACAGTGGTTTGTTATGCCACTGCATCGCATTATCTGTATAATGATTCAGGAGACCATATTTGGCGAGTGGTTGGGACGTACAATTTTGAAATTGCTCCGAACGAGCACAATAAATGGCGAATTCACCTGTTAAGATTCAATCTGAAGTTTACCGAGGGCAACGAACTTCTTCCAGAAATTGCCAAAAAGAAAATTAAGGAAAGCACCGTAAGCTAA
- the fsa gene encoding fructose-6-phosphate aldolase encodes MKFFIDTANLSEIRQAQDLGILDGVTTNPSLMAKEGIAGDEAVLAHYKAICDLVDDKVSAEVISTDYEGMIKEGVALAAIDPKIVVKIPMIEAGVKAIKYLSDKGIRTNCTLIFSATQALIAAKAGATYVSPFIGRLDDIATEGMTLIRDIVTIFNNYPSLNTEVLAASVRGSLHLLDCAKAGAHVATCPFKVITNLTKHPLTDKGLAQFLADHAKAQELIEA; translated from the coding sequence ATGAAATTTTTTATTGATACCGCCAACCTAAGTGAGATTCGCCAAGCACAAGATTTGGGTATTTTGGATGGCGTAACCACCAACCCATCTTTGATGGCCAAAGAGGGAATTGCAGGTGATGAGGCCGTTTTGGCACATTATAAAGCCATCTGTGATTTAGTGGATGACAAAGTATCTGCAGAGGTTATTTCTACAGATTATGAAGGCATGATTAAGGAAGGCGTCGCTTTAGCAGCGATTGATCCAAAGATTGTAGTGAAGATTCCTATGATCGAAGCAGGTGTAAAAGCGATCAAGTACCTTTCTGATAAGGGAATCCGAACGAACTGTACCTTGATTTTCTCTGCCACACAAGCTCTTATTGCAGCCAAAGCGGGTGCGACTTATGTATCACCTTTTATCGGCCGATTGGATGATATCGCTACGGAAGGGATGACATTGATCCGTGATATTGTTACTATTTTCAACAATTATCCATCGCTGAATACCGAGGTATTGGCCGCATCGGTACGTGGTTCTTTGCACCTTTTGGATTGTGCCAAAGCAGGAGCGCATGTTGCCACCTGTCCGTTCAAAGTTATCACCAACCTGACAAAACACCCTTTAACAGACAAAGGGCTTGCACAATTTTTGGCGGATCACGCCAAAGCACAGGAATTAATTGAAGCATAA
- a CDS encoding sugar porter family MFS transporter, producing the protein MQETLKVAEPEIKSGATNYFFIVGITLVAALGGLLFGYDTAVISGAIGPLREYFNLSAAEMGWAASSAQFGCMFGAAIAGWWSNRFGRRQAMLLAAVLFSISAVGSGLADNFTMFSIYRIVGGVGVGLASMVSPLYIAEMAPAEMRGKLVACNQFAIIFGMLVVYFVNYGIAVQGDAVWNVNMGWRYMFGSETIPALAFFIMLFFVPESPRWLVMKNRDEQASQVLQKIGDVSLISAKIAEIRDSLSDKAGKKIRVNYRNMKVVWVIFVGVCISIFQQITGINVFLYFAPEIFKNMGSGADSAMLQTIIVGAVNLSFTVVAIYTVDKVGRKPLMLIGALGMGICITAIGFAAYFENTAGYLLIFVLGYIACFAVSLGPVTWVLLSEIFPNKLRGTGMAIAVAAQWISNALVAQTFPMMMENETLDQQFHGGFPFWVYGLMCFVTIAFIYKCVPETKGKSLEEMEELWDLKD; encoded by the coding sequence ATGCAGGAAACCTTAAAAGTAGCGGAACCCGAGATTAAATCGGGCGCTACAAATTACTTTTTCATCGTCGGCATTACTTTGGTGGCCGCTTTAGGAGGTCTCTTATTTGGATATGACACTGCCGTGATATCTGGGGCCATTGGGCCACTCCGAGAGTATTTCAATTTGAGTGCCGCCGAGATGGGCTGGGCAGCAAGTAGCGCGCAGTTTGGCTGTATGTTTGGTGCGGCCATTGCGGGTTGGTGGTCTAATCGTTTTGGACGTCGGCAGGCCATGTTATTGGCCGCGGTGTTGTTTTCGATCTCTGCGGTCGGTTCTGGCCTGGCAGATAACTTTACCATGTTTTCTATTTACCGTATTGTCGGTGGGGTAGGTGTTGGTTTGGCATCTATGGTTTCGCCTTTATACATTGCTGAGATGGCACCTGCAGAAATGCGGGGGAAACTGGTGGCATGCAATCAGTTCGCCATTATTTTCGGAATGTTAGTCGTTTATTTTGTAAACTATGGTATCGCGGTACAAGGCGATGCGGTCTGGAATGTTAATATGGGTTGGCGTTATATGTTTGGTTCTGAAACCATCCCTGCACTTGCCTTTTTTATCATGTTGTTTTTTGTTCCTGAAAGCCCTCGTTGGTTAGTGATGAAAAACAGGGACGAGCAGGCGAGCCAGGTTTTGCAGAAAATTGGTGATGTATCGTTGATCAGTGCAAAAATTGCGGAGATCCGAGATTCACTGAGTGATAAAGCAGGAAAGAAAATTCGTGTCAATTACCGAAACATGAAAGTAGTGTGGGTGATTTTCGTCGGGGTTTGTATCAGTATCTTTCAGCAAATCACAGGTATTAATGTGTTTTTGTATTTTGCGCCAGAGATTTTCAAGAATATGGGTAGCGGAGCCGACTCGGCGATGTTGCAGACCATCATTGTTGGCGCGGTGAACCTGTCGTTCACGGTAGTGGCCATTTATACGGTTGATAAAGTGGGGCGTAAGCCGTTGATGCTGATTGGCGCACTCGGAATGGGGATATGTATTACCGCCATCGGTTTTGCGGCATATTTTGAGAATACCGCAGGATATTTGCTGATTTTTGTGTTGGGCTACATTGCCTGTTTTGCGGTTTCATTAGGACCTGTAACCTGGGTTTTATTGTCAGAAATTTTCCCTAACAAACTGAGGGGAACAGGTATGGCAATTGCTGTAGCGGCACAATGGATTTCTAACGCATTAGTGGCACAAACTTTCCCGATGATGATGGAAAACGAAACCCTTGATCAGCAATTCCACGGTGGATTTCCATTTTGGGTGTATGGACTGATGTGTTTCGTTACGATCGCATTCATTTACAAATGTGTTCCTGAAACCAAGGGTAAATCTTTGGAAGAGATGGAAGAACTGTGGGATTTGAAAGACTAA